One Bythopirellula goksoeyrii genomic window, TTGATTTGTTTATGCCAAGCTTGGATGAGATTCTATTCATGCTCGACCCCAAACAATACACCAATAAAACGCCAGGAGAAGTGTTCGACAGCGATCTTCTGTCCAAGACTGCCGATCAGCTGATTTCACTTGGCGCGGGTATTGTCGTACTTAAACTTGGCACGCATGGTCTCTACCTGAAGAGTTCCTCAGCTGTGGATAGGATATCGCGGGGATTCTATCCCGGAAAAAACAGCCTAGAAGCCTGGGTGGGACGCGAGCTGTACACTCCCTGTTTTGAGGTACCTGTTGTCTCCACCAATGGAGCAGGAGATCGCACGATTGCCGGATTCTTGGCTGCCGTGGTTCAAGACGCCAGTCCGACTGAGGCACTCCAGATGGCCGTTGGGGTCGGGGCGACGAGCGTTGCGGCTAGCGATTTCTCTGAGGCGGATTTCTCTTGGGAGTCAATAAAGAGACGAGTCGATGCCGGCTGGAATCATCAGCCTGTTGAAAACGCAGTTAGGGAAGATTTCAGAAGTGATGAGTCGGGATGTTGGAGAGGCAAGCAAGACAAGGCGACTGTGAGAAAACTGACCACTGCCACATAACCTGGTACCGAGTAAACGAACTTTTCTAGTATGACTTTGGAAATGAGTAACCACATCAATACGTAGTCCATTACAAGAACCCTCGGGTTCACAATTTAACCCAAAAAGTAATTCCCATGACCCTGTCTGATACGATTGACTCCACTCAAGTTCTCAAATCACTCGCCGACTCCGCTCCCAAAGCCTACATCGGTGGAAAGTGGGTGGAGGCGGAGGATGGCTCGACCCTGGTGACTCGTGATCCTGGCACGGGAGACGCAATTGCCGAAGTGCCAGCTATGGGAACTTTGGACGTTGACAGGGCTGTCTTAGCCGCCCAAGAGGCTTTTGACCATTCTGGGTGGGCCACTTTGTCACCACAAGAACGTGGGGTCCTGTTGCATCGATTCGCTGATCGGATCGAGCGCGAAAAATCAATTCTTGCTCAGATCGAGTCGCTTGATGCAGGCAAGGTCCTCTCTCAAGCGGAATCAGATGTTCAGAATCTGGTGGATACACTCCGCTATTTCATTGAAATTTCGTTGCATGTGCCGAACCGTACCCCTCTGGCGGTGAGCGGATATGAAGCTGCTACGGTTCGTACTCCCTGGGGGCCATGTGGATTCATTATTCCCTGGAACTTCCCACTGCTACTGATCGGCTGGAATATCGCCCCCGCCTTGGCGGCAGGCAACACGGTCGTGATAAAGCCTGCAGAAGACACTTCCCTTTCGGCGCTGTATTTGGCCAAGCTCTCGCAAGAGGCGGGCATCCCCGCTGGGGTCTTTAATGTCGTTACGGGCAATGGTGCCAGTGCGGGAGCCGCTCTAGCAGCTCACCCAGGCCTAAAGCGGTTGGCCTTTACAGGGTCAACGGAAGTCGGACGGAATGTAGCCGCCGTCTGTGGAAAAAACCTGGTCCCCGCCAAATTGGAACTAGGTGGAAAAGGTGCGGCAGTCGTGTTTGACGACGTGGATATCGAAGCCACTGCCGAAAAACTTGTCGGTGCAATAACCTTCCATTCTGGCCAAGTCTGCTGTGATGCGACGCGTTGGCTTGTGCACAAGCCGATTTATGATCGGTTCGTGGATTGCTGCGTGGATCGATTGCGGCAGACAAAAATTGGTTACCAGCTCGATGAAGCAACTCAAATGGGACCCGTGGTGAGTTCCAAACAGAAAGAACGCATCCTAGGTTACTTGCAGAAGGCTGTTTCCACAGGAGCCGAGGCTGTCCTCAAGGGAGGTGAGGCATCCGTAGATGGGAAAAATGGCTTCTACGTCGATCCTGCCCTTTTGGCCGGAACTCTAGACAATGTTGCAGCGCAGGAAGAGATTTTTGGCCCGGTTGCCTTTCTAGCACCCTTCACCGACGAAGCTCAAGCAATCGCCATGGCGAATGAAACTGTCTATGGCTTGGCCAATAGTGTCTGGACTACCGATTTGACGCGTGCCCAACGAGTGGCCCAGCAGATGATCGCTGGCAATAGCTGGATCAATGCCCACAACCTGTTTCCTCACGGGGTTCCATACGGCGGCGTGAATGCCAGTGGGATGGGTGGAGGCGTGCTTTCTGTGGAGACTTTTCTGGAGTACCAGAGGTCTTGCTCTATTGTGCGGCCACTTTAGAGTGATCTTACCAACTTTACTATGAAATGATGCGATGCAACATATCTTGACCTCTACGATGGTGTTTCTAGTTGTCTCATTAGCTGGACAGTTTACGACCGCAGCAGAAGTTGCCACCGTAGCACCTCCTCAGTCAGTCATTGAGAAACCATCCAATCCCCTCCAAGATTATCTGGCCAAAGAGGATTCCAGCTATCAATGGCACAAAGTACGTGAAGGCGAATTTGCCGGAGTGAAATACGTTGAATTAATTCTCACCTCGCAAACCTGGCACGAGATTGTGTGGAAACATCGACTATTCATTATCAAGCCCAACGAAGTATCAGAAGTTAAACAAGCACTTCTGATCGTAGCGGGTGGCAAGTGGAAAGAGGAATTTTCTGACCCTTCTTACGAGGGGTCGCTACCCAAGGAAGCGATTCTGTTTGCGACTTTGGCAGAGCAGCTGGAGTCTCCAATTGCGGTGCTACTTCAAGTTCCTCAACAACCGATCTTTGAAGGTATGGTAGAAGATGAAATCATCTCTTATACGTTTGAACAATACCTTGATACGGGCGATCCTGAGTGGCCCTTGCTCTTACCCATGGTGAAGAGTGCTGTACGTGGAATGGATGCCGTTCAAGTATTCTGTAGAGACCAATGGGACCTCTCTATCAAATCATTCACGGTTACGGGAGGGTCCAAGCGAGGTTGGACCACTTGGCTGACAGGAGCTACCGACCCACGTGTGACAGCTATCGCTCCGATAGTAATCGATATGCTCAATCTGAAACTCCAGATGGAACACCAGCAAGAAGCCTATGGAGAATTATCAACACAAATTCACGACTACACTGA contains:
- a CDS encoding aldehyde dehydrogenase family protein, translated to MTLSDTIDSTQVLKSLADSAPKAYIGGKWVEAEDGSTLVTRDPGTGDAIAEVPAMGTLDVDRAVLAAQEAFDHSGWATLSPQERGVLLHRFADRIEREKSILAQIESLDAGKVLSQAESDVQNLVDTLRYFIEISLHVPNRTPLAVSGYEAATVRTPWGPCGFIIPWNFPLLLIGWNIAPALAAGNTVVIKPAEDTSLSALYLAKLSQEAGIPAGVFNVVTGNGASAGAALAAHPGLKRLAFTGSTEVGRNVAAVCGKNLVPAKLELGGKGAAVVFDDVDIEATAEKLVGAITFHSGQVCCDATRWLVHKPIYDRFVDCCVDRLRQTKIGYQLDEATQMGPVVSSKQKERILGYLQKAVSTGAEAVLKGGEASVDGKNGFYVDPALLAGTLDNVAAQEEIFGPVAFLAPFTDEAQAIAMANETVYGLANSVWTTDLTRAQRVAQQMIAGNSWINAHNLFPHGVPYGGVNASGMGGGVLSVETFLEYQRSCSIVRPL
- a CDS encoding PhoPQ-activated pathogenicity-related family protein, with the translated sequence MQHILTSTMVFLVVSLAGQFTTAAEVATVAPPQSVIEKPSNPLQDYLAKEDSSYQWHKVREGEFAGVKYVELILTSQTWHEIVWKHRLFIIKPNEVSEVKQALLIVAGGKWKEEFSDPSYEGSLPKEAILFATLAEQLESPIAVLLQVPQQPIFEGMVEDEIISYTFEQYLDTGDPEWPLLLPMVKSAVRGMDAVQVFCRDQWDLSIKSFTVTGGSKRGWTTWLTGATDPRVTAIAPIVIDMLNLKLQMEHQQEAYGELSTQIHDYTDRNIPARMDSVAGEALLRIVDPLAYRDSLQQPKLIILGTNDPYWTLDSLNLYWSQLLGPKYILYVPNNGHGIIDFPRVLGGVSALHEQAKEGDKLPELSWSFKKRGDKVVLSIKSDTLPTQCHVWSANSKTRDFREASWTATEVSRGGEGYTYEAPIPEKGFKAFFGEVQYAREQLPLYLSTNVHIFPPQIMTPQHK